One window of the Pseudofrankia sp. DC12 genome contains the following:
- a CDS encoding thiamine pyrophosphate-dependent enzyme, protein MERAAGLLRAARRPVFIVGHGAAQAREQVRALAERLGAPVLTTFRAKGLVPDTHPLGAGVLGRSGTPVASWLMSTCDLLVVAGASFSNHTGIAPYKPVIQIDDDHAAIGRFQKVDVGLLGDAALTLDALADALGAAPTAAVDQRGDVAERWRLWRAEKARRAGDDRGRGLSSAAVFDALSRHTPVDAVMTVDVGNHAYSFGRYFESAGRPVLMSGYLGSIGFGYPAALGAAMAAPDRPVVAFTGDGGFGQYLAEVTIAVKYGIAIKHVLLDNGTLGKIGKEQLAEQFQVWQTSLHNPDFAAYARLCGAQASSVRRPGELDDAMAALFTADGPALVHIRTDADLL, encoded by the coding sequence GTGGAGCGGGCAGCGGGGCTGCTGCGCGCTGCCCGCCGGCCGGTGTTCATCGTCGGCCACGGCGCCGCGCAGGCCCGGGAGCAGGTGCGGGCGCTCGCCGAACGGCTGGGGGCGCCGGTGCTGACGACCTTCCGCGCGAAAGGCCTCGTGCCCGACACGCATCCGCTCGGCGCCGGGGTGCTTGGCCGCAGCGGGACCCCGGTCGCCAGCTGGCTGATGAGCACCTGTGACCTGCTCGTCGTGGCCGGCGCCTCGTTCTCCAACCACACCGGGATCGCGCCCTACAAGCCCGTCATTCAGATCGACGACGACCACGCAGCCATAGGCCGGTTCCAGAAGGTCGACGTCGGCCTGCTCGGAGACGCGGCACTCACCCTGGACGCCCTCGCCGACGCCCTCGGCGCGGCGCCGACCGCCGCCGTCGACCAGCGCGGCGACGTGGCCGAGCGGTGGCGGCTGTGGCGGGCGGAGAAGGCCCGCCGGGCCGGCGACGACCGTGGCCGCGGCCTCAGCTCCGCCGCCGTGTTCGACGCACTGTCCCGGCACACGCCGGTGGACGCCGTCATGACGGTCGACGTCGGGAACCATGCCTACTCGTTCGGCCGCTATTTCGAGTCCGCTGGCCGGCCGGTGCTGATGTCGGGCTACCTCGGCTCCATCGGTTTCGGCTACCCCGCGGCACTCGGCGCCGCGATGGCCGCACCGGACCGACCGGTGGTCGCTTTCACCGGCGACGGCGGATTCGGCCAGTACCTGGCCGAGGTCACCATCGCCGTGAAGTACGGCATCGCCATCAAGCACGTCCTGCTCGACAACGGAACCCTCGGAAAGATCGGCAAGGAGCAGCTGGCCGAGCAGTTCCAGGTCTGGCAGACCAGCCTGCACAACCCCGACTTCGCCGCCTACGCCCGGCTCTGCGGGGCGCAGGCCAGCTCCGTCCGCCGGCCCGGCGAGCTGGACGACGCCATGGCCGCGCTGTTCACCGCCGACGGGCCGGCTCTGGTGCACATACGGACCGACGCCGACCTGCTCTGA